The following is a genomic window from Planctomycetota bacterium.
CACGAGAACGTCTCGACCGTTCTGGAGTGCGGGCCCGGTGCGGCGGGCGTCCGTCCGGGGGCGCGCGTCAACGTGGACCCGGTTATCTCTTGCGCTGCGCGCGGTCTGGCGCCCTGTCCCTCGTGCCGCGCGGGCCAGACGTGCGCGTGCTGGAACGTCGCCGAAGGGGAAGCGAAACTCGGGTTCTCCATCGGCCATTCGGCGACGGTGGGCGGGTCGTGGTCGGATTCCTTCGTCGCCCACGCCTCGCAACTCGTGCCCGTGCCGGACGGCCTCTCGGACGAGCAAGCCGTCCTCGTGGATCCCCTGTCGTGCAGCGTGCACACGGTGCTGCGGCACCCGCCGGGGCCCCAGGACCAGGACATCCTCGTGTTCGGGTGCGGGGTGATCGGGCTGGGGATCATTGATTACCTTCGGGCGTGGGGTTTCAAGGGCCGCCTCTTCGCCATCGCCCGCCATCGGTTCCAGAAGGGCCTGGCTTTGCATCTGGGGGCGGACGAGGCCTGGGACAGGGCCGACCTGAAGGAGAAGGACGCCTTCACCCGCGTGGGCGAACTTTTCGGCATCCGGCCCATCAAAGGGTCCTACGGCAAGAAGATCCTGCTGGGCGGG
Proteins encoded in this region:
- a CDS encoding zinc-binding dehydrogenase, whose amino-acid sequence is HENVSTVLECGPGAAGVRPGARVNVDPVISCAARGLAPCPSCRAGQTCACWNVAEGEAKLGFSIGHSATVGGSWSDSFVAHASQLVPVPDGLSDEQAVLVDPLSCSVHTVLRHPPGPQDQDILVFGCGVIGLGIIDYLRAWGFKGRLFAIARHRFQKGLALHLGADEAWDRADLKEKDAFTRVGELFGIRPIKGSYGKKILLGGVDLIYDGVGNRDSVEDSLRLVRSQGTVMIAGMGHPRWVDWDPIPHKQITVMGSHGRGIEAWRGRRVHTYEAVHDLMAEGRFPADRLLTHIFPLEDYRTALDVLTHKSRHGAVHGAFRISS